Within Lactobacillus amylovorus DSM 20531, the genomic segment ACGGTGAAAATATTTTATCTCCTGGCTACAACCGTAATACTTTCAGATCAAAGGTTGGTATGGTTTTCCAGCAATTCGACTTATTTGAAAACAAAAATGTTTTGGAAAACTGCATGATTGGTCAAGAATTAGTGCTTAAACGTTCTAAAGATGAAGCACGCAAGATCGCTATGGAAAACCTTAGAGAAGTTGGTATGGAACCTTTCATCAAGGCTAAGCCACAACAATTATCAGGTGGTCAACAACAACGTGTTGCCATTGCTCGTGCTATTTCAATGAATCCCGAAGTATTACTCTTCGATGAACCTACTAGTGCCCTTGATCCAGAAATGGTTGGCGAAGTACTAGACGTTATGCGAAAATTAGCTACTACTGGTTTAACAATGGTCATTGTTACCCACGAAATGGGTTTTGCTAAGAGCATTTCAGACCGTGTATTGTTCATCAGTGACGGTATCATTACTGAACAAGGTTCACCTGCTCAAATCTTTGATCATCCAAAGAACGAAAAGACACAAAAGTTCCTGAGTAACTTCAGAAAAATGGACTTTTAAAATTTTAAAAGCAGAGAAGTTTGATTACTTCTCTGCTTTTTTAGTTTATAATTAATTAAAAATTAATTGGAGGGATATTTATGAATGAAAGAGTGTATTACTTCGTCAAATCGTATGATGAAGATTTACCAAAACCACCCGCAGAAAGTTTTGGTCAAATTTTAAACGAAACCTACTTGCATCCCTTCGATTGGAGCGCAAGAACCACTCGTAAATCCTACTGGTGGAGCGTCTTAACCAACTTCATTATTGCCATTTTAGCTATTGTAGTTGGCTTCTATGCTTTCAATGAAGGCCTTAATCCAGGTATCAGAGTAATCGACGCTGTGGTTGCGATTGCTATCTATGTCTGGGTATTTCTAGCTGGCCTTGGTCAAATGATCCGTCGTTTGCATGACGTTGGCTACAGCGGCTACTGGTACTGGGCTACCTTCACTGGTTATGGCACAATGTTTATGTTTTACTTAGCACTTCAACCATCTGTCCAACACAAGGTTAAATGGGGCAAGTACTTGTTCAGCGATCAAGATTATCCTGAGAGCGGCGCAAAAAGTAATGTTCCTGTACCAACTATTGGTCAAATCTTGAAGGAACACTTCTTTGACTGCTTCAAGTGGGATGCTAGATCTACTAGAACCTCATTCTGGGTAGGTACTGCAATTAGCCAAGTTATCATGACAATCGGCGTACTTGCTTGTTACCTACTTGTTTTCATGCTTTTAGCTCCTTTCAGCGTTACTGAATTTGATTCTGGCGATGCCAAGGTAATCGGTGTAATCTTCATCATTTTTATTATTTTCTTTATTGCAGTAGCTATTTGGGCCTTTTTAGCACAATTGGGTCACACTGTTCGTCGTCTGCACGACGCAGGCTTTAACGGTGGTTGGTGGTGGCTGGGCGTAATTCCTTACGTTGGTCAACTGTTGCTAGCATTCTTGCTCTTCCACCCTACTGTTCAAAATGAAGTTAAATGGGACAAATATTTATTTGATCCAGAATATCGAATTAGATAGATCAAAATTAAAAAGATCATTGCCTATATGGGGATGATCTTTTTAAAACTAATTTTCTATTTTGAATTGAGTTTACAAAAAATAGCGCTTTTTACGTTTTAAATAATATCCTTATTTTCCTTAATGCGAGCTAATTTCCAGCCCGTATCAAAATACGTCTTGCGCGTTTGACGCAAATCATCATAATCACTTTGTAAACTATCAATAGCATCCTGTAAGCTCTTATTTTGCTTTCTAATCGCATTTAGCTCAGGATCATTGATCACACCCTTAAGGTGTACTTGAGCCGCTAAATAGCGCCGACGATGCTCAAATTCTTCTCTCAAAGTACTCAGCGCATCTTCATACTTAACTAGCTTTTTATTGATCTCAGAAATTTGATCATTCAGTTGAATAAACAACTTATAAGGCATATCCGACTTAATTCGGTTGCATTCCGCACAAGCTAAAGTTAAATTATCTAAACTGTTGTTGTGACTAAGAGAAACAGGATCCTTATGATCTACGCTGTGGCCACGTCTGCCGCAATATTGGCAGTGGTATTTATACTTGGCCCGAATGCGTTCACGATCAATAAAATCAACTTCGTTTAACTGGAAATTGATCTCCAAACCCATTCCCTTTAAATTTTGCTCAAAAGTTACGCCTTGGTTAGGCACATAATTAAGCTTGCCATCTTCGCTTTTAATTACCGCCAAATTCAAATCAGACCTTTTAATCTGTTGGCGGGCGATTTCATTACCATCATAATCTTGTAAAAAGGCTTCGTATTTTTTACGGTCCTTTTTATTTTTCACAATAAAACCTGATTGATCTTGTTTCTTTGCACCGACAAACGTGTAAAGCAAGCTTTGAGCAAAAGTTGCGACCGCATCATTTGCGTAATCTTCCGGATTCAGGTTGCGCGTGATACAAATGTCGCAAATACTGGTCAACTTAGGATTCATTAACCCCTCTTGCTTAAAATGCAAAGAGTCCATGCGCAGCCCGCATGAACTACATTGAAATTTCACCTAATCATCCCCTAACAATAGAATGCTAAAAGCTATTCGTTGCATCTTATCCTTTCCCGCGAAATCACCTTTAAAAAGATCTGGCAAAATTTTCTTAATAAAGTATTGTACGCAAACTAAATCGTCGAATTTCTTGATCGTTTCAAGACTTTCCTTGAACATTTGCATATAAACCGGGTTAGGATTACCTAATTCGATTTCTCCATAAGCTTCATATAACAAATCTAATTTATCACAGATTGATAAAATTTTACCCTCTAAAGTATCATCTTTGCCTTCTGAGAGACGTTTAGTATAAATTTCTTGAAATTCTTCTGGAATCTCATCCTTAATGAACTTAGTGGTCATTGTTTCTTCAACATCACCAATCATCTTTCTAAGTTGAGGAGTAGCGTATTTAACTGGTGTCTTAATATCACCGATGAAACGTTCAGTATAATCATGATTCAAACTCTTTTCGTAAAGGGCCTTCCAATTGATCTTCTTATTGCCGTGAACTTCTTCGATATCAACCATCATTTGTGCGAGTTCAGCTGTTCTGAAGCAGTGATCAGCTACTGAGTGGTAGTGGTACTTGAAGTAACCTGGTGCACGATCGATTGACTCTAAACTGTTAAAACCGTGAATGTATGCATTTAATCCCATTTTTTGTCCTCCTCTTAAAAATTTATTGCTAAAAATGTTTAAAAATTTTTACTATGTTATCAAAAATCAAAATGAGATGCAAATATAGCTGGATTTTGGCAGCATTGTTCGTGTTTTATATAAAGTGTTTCTCTTGACTAGATAATAACTAATAATTTATCTTTTAGATGACTAATAAATTATTTAGTTTCATCAATATTTGTTCATGTTTTGTGGAGAGAATCAATGATAAAAACTAGAAATAGGTACGTTATCGCCTCAGCCGGGATCACACTGCATTTAATGATCGGCTGCGTCTATGCCTGGAGCGTTTTTACCGGTCCGATTGTTAAACAAACCGGTTGGGCAGAAACCTCCGTTTCTTTTGCCTTTAGTTTAGCTATTTTCTTTTTAGGGATGTCAGCAGCCTTTATGGGACGTTTAGTTGAAAAGTTCAGACCCACAATCACTGGTACAATTTCTAGTGTTTGTTACGGTTGGGGTATCTTTTTAACTGGGATTGCAATTAGCAACCAACAACTATGGCTACTTTACTTAGCTTATGGTGTAATCGGCGGATTAGGCCTTGGAGCAAGTTACGTAACTCCTGTTTCTACAATCATCCGCTGGTTTCCGGACAAGCGTGGCCTAGCTACCGGTTTAGCCATCATGGGCTTTGGCTTTGCGGCTTTATTGACAGGTCCGATTGCTCAAACTCTAATGGCAAGTTTTGGTGTTTCCAGCACCTTTTATATTTTGGGTATCTTTTATTTTCTGGTCATGATTATAGCTGCCCAATTTATTAAAAAGCCGCGTCAAATTGAATTGCCAAAAGCAGTGATCAAAAAAGCAAGTCATTTCAGCCTAACTGGTCAAAACATGACAGCAAATACCGCTGCCATAATGGTCGGTATCCTAGGTTTATTCAACGGTTTTGGTCGTTTAATTTGGGCAACTTTATCAGACTATATTGGTAGGCCTAGAACTTACAGCGCCATCTTTATTTTGGATATCGTCATGTTAATCACCTTAATCTTGTGCAAAGTACCCGTGATTTTTGCTCTTGCCCTTTGCCTACTCTTATCATGTTACGGTGCTGGCTTTTCAGTAATTCCAGTATATTTAGGCGACGTTTTTGGTACTCGTGAATTAGGAGCAATTCATGGATATGTCTTAACGGCATGGGCCGCAGCGGGAATGGTAGGTCCAATTTTGTTATCCTACACTCACCAAATACTGCACAACTACTTTGTGACCCTAGTCGTCTTCATCGTCATCGATCTTTTAGCTCTAATTGTTTCCCTAGCTTTGCAACGAGCATTTGCCGGGATGCAAGAACAAGTGAATAAATAAAAACAAAAATAAAAAAAGTCCCACTTTTGTGGGATTTTTTTATAGCTTATCAGCATCTAAAGCAGCCATTGTCGTCAATGCGGCATCATAATAATTATTTCGCGGTAAATGACGCGTAAAAATATACTGCTGAGACATGAACAAATCGTCATAGCCTTCATTTCGATTGAACGATACGGCATCGAAAATCGGTGCACTGAAGCTGGCAGACTGGTACTTGTTTAATGGCTTGCCTTTTAGAGTATAGCCTGCTGTTATGGTGTTTTGCTTACTAAAGAATTTAAGCATCCTCTTTAAAGTGTTCTGTGCTGAGCGATCATTGCATCCCGCCAGCATCATCGGAACACGACAAGCATTAGCATAATAGTAGCCATCATTTTCCGTTGAAATAGTCTTAGGCTTAACCGGTTGGGCGTCATTTTTGCTTACCCAAGCAAAATCAGGCACTAAGCCAGTTTTATTTTGATGACTGAGCTGGTTAAGTCGCTTAAGCATCGTATTTTTGATCACGAGCCAGCGCTTATCATCTGTTTCTTGATAAAAGTTGTCGAAGAATTCCGGCATCACATCAGAAGTCCGCATTAAATTGTAGTACTTGGACTTCGAATCAGCCCAGTCTCCGACAGTCAGCGTTTCAGTATCAAGATTGTACTCATAGCGCAAAATATCTTGCAAAATGGCATGCGCTTCTTTTTGATACTTATCATCATGCCACTGCTTGCTGGCTAGTAATAATGCCTGGGCAATAAATAAGTCACCGTCTGTGGCACTATTTTTATTAATCGTCCAGTGACCATTATTTTCAACGGCACGCCAAGACATTAATGCTGTCTTGTCTTTATTAATCGTTTCGCGGTGCTTGAGATAAAAATTATTCAGTTGATCAAAATATTCTTTCTTGCTCCACTTTCTTTTAGCAGACAAAACAGCAATATACATGCCGTAGCCTTGCCCTTCAGATAGCGCGGTTCTGGTTTCTGTTTTTGGCGTCGTATCAATAAAACTCTCTTGTTTATTAACTTTAACAACGTAATCTTTGTGCCATTGTCTATAAAAATTGTGGCGCAATTGGCTACTGTTTTGCAATCGTACATATGCCATAATCCCTGAAAAAATAGCGATAATCACTATAAAATACAGGGATAAATGATGATTATGATTTAGTCTCTTCATTTTTCTTCCTTAATCGGCAAATCTCTTCGTCTTAACCCACTTAGTACTATCACGGTGGAACAATCTATCGGCCGTAACTGAACATACTGCATGAACGGAAACTACGATAAACAATTGCGAATATGAGAAATATGAGGCCAAGGCTAGCCAAATTTGCCCAGTAGTTGCCTGACCAAACTGCGTACACATGGCCGCATAAATTTGCAAAATATAAAGCAAAATCATCAGTAGCCAATTAAACAACAAAATCTGTGCCAGCAAGATGTTGCTTGAAGTAATTGTGAATGGTAATTGCACTCCTGGCTGCCAAATGTGGACGATCATTGCAATCACATTGGCTAAGAAAATAATGTCAGACAAAATAATTGCGGCATTAAACCAGAAGAAAGTACATGAGTAATAAAACGTTTCTAGTTTTACGCGCCAATTGCTTCGATCAAACAAATGCTTGAAGTTGTTGATGACCACTTCGTAGTTGCCTTTAGCCCAGCGCAAACGCTGGAAGTAATAGTCCTTCAATCTTTCTGGTTCTTGCTGGAAAGCTTCAGAGTTATAAGCCAGTGCAATCAATTTGCCTGAGCCCATAATCTTAAAGGAAATATCGGTATCTTCGGTCAAGGCACCATTACGCCAGCCACCGATTGATTCTACATATTCTTTATTAATAATGAAATTAGTACCTGGAATTCGGCCAATTTTGAATAATTGCCAAATACCGCAGTGTTGAACTCGCTGCGTTACAACGATCTCTTGGTTGATACATCTAGTTAAAAAGTTCTGCTTAGCGTTACGCGTTTTATTTCTACCAAAAGCCGCCATATAACGCTTAGGATTTTCCAACACTTTTCGAACTAAAAAGTACAGTGCATTGCTTTCAGGCATGGCATCCGCATCATAAACGCCTAGGTATTCACCGTGAGCAATTTTCAAGGCATCGTTTAAAACTCCGGCCTTACCACCGGTACCAGTTCGTCTAATTACTTTAGCGTTACGATTTTTAAACCTTTCTTCTGCTAAAACACTGTCTAGAACATCAGCAGTATGGTCCTCACAGTTATCCGCGTAAAATAAGACTTCTAATTTATCCTTAGGATAATTAAGATTCAAAATTGCTGTCGCCGTATTTTTAATTACCAATTCTTCGTTATGGGCTGGGACAACGATCGTCACTTTAGGATAACGAGGAAGCGGTGTAATTTTAACTAAAACCTTGCTGTGCTTTAGCCAAAATGCAATTGCCCCACTTAGAGTAACCATCGACATGAGCTGCTATAGCCAAATCGAAATCAACGTAATTATCTGCATTACATCACTCATTGTCATTCTTCCTCTTCGATGTCATTCTTCCTCTTCGATTTAATCAAAGTCTGTTCCACATTACTTAAAATTTTTAATGTACAAAAGAAAATGATGAAAAAGCAGATGATAAAAATCAACGTAATACCAACTGCCAAAAAGTAAAACCAATTAGTCATTTTAATCATCCTTCAAATATTCCACAATGATATCTGTTTCTAGGCCTCGTTCCAAATGCTTAAGGAGCTTGTCCAGATCAGAAAACTTTTCACAGTTTTGCAAGTCTACACTCTGAGTTGCTACCTTAAGCATCAACGGAATTCCGGTATCCAATTTTTGCAAAGCAATGTAATCTTGCTCATCTAATTCCTTATACATCTCATCTGTAACTCTAGGTGAAAGGATCAAGAATTTACCATCGCCAGTGTAATAGATAAACTCGCTTTTTAGGCGTGTCTTCTTTAAAATCTTGGCAATCTCACGTAATAACTTGGCATGATATTGTGGATGGTGCTCTTCGACTTGTTGGTGATGTTCCCAACTGATCAATTCCGCATTAACCCACATATTCATGTCAGGGTAACGTTTAATCTTTCTCAGACCATCTTCATAGAATTTACTTGCATTGTAATAAGTCTGCAGCTTCACGTTTAAATTATAGTGGCCTATCAAGCGCTTAGCATCGCTTTCACGACCAGAGACAATAC encodes:
- a CDS encoding amino acid ABC transporter ATP-binding protein, encoding MTESNEVILSLKHMQKAYGNHQVLKDISCDINKGEIVTIIGPSGGGKSTTLRCINLLEEPTGGEIDFHGENILSPGYNRNTFRSKVGMVFQQFDLFENKNVLENCMIGQELVLKRSKDEARKIAMENLREVGMEPFIKAKPQQLSGGQQQRVAIARAISMNPEVLLFDEPTSALDPEMVGEVLDVMRKLATTGLTMVIVTHEMGFAKSISDRVLFISDGIITEQGSPAQIFDHPKNEKTQKFLSNFRKMDF
- a CDS encoding DUF805 domain-containing protein; protein product: MNERVYYFVKSYDEDLPKPPAESFGQILNETYLHPFDWSARTTRKSYWWSVLTNFIIAILAIVVGFYAFNEGLNPGIRVIDAVVAIAIYVWVFLAGLGQMIRRLHDVGYSGYWYWATFTGYGTMFMFYLALQPSVQHKVKWGKYLFSDQDYPESGAKSNVPVPTIGQILKEHFFDCFKWDARSTRTSFWVGTAISQVIMTIGVLACYLLVFMLLAPFSVTEFDSGDAKVIGVIFIIFIIFFIAVAIWAFLAQLGHTVRRLHDAGFNGGWWWLGVIPYVGQLLLAFLLFHPTVQNEVKWDKYLFDPEYRIR
- a CDS encoding HNH endonuclease encodes the protein MKFQCSSCGLRMDSLHFKQEGLMNPKLTSICDICITRNLNPEDYANDAVATFAQSLLYTFVGAKKQDQSGFIVKNKKDRKKYEAFLQDYDGNEIARQQIKRSDLNLAVIKSEDGKLNYVPNQGVTFEQNLKGMGLEINFQLNEVDFIDRERIRAKYKYHCQYCGRRGHSVDHKDPVSLSHNNSLDNLTLACAECNRIKSDMPYKLFIQLNDQISEINKKLVKYEDALSTLREEFEHRRRYLAAQVHLKGVINDPELNAIRKQNKSLQDAIDSLQSDYDDLRQTRKTYFDTGWKLARIKENKDII
- a CDS encoding YfbR-like 5'-deoxynucleotidase, whose protein sequence is MGLNAYIHGFNSLESIDRAPGYFKYHYHSVADHCFRTAELAQMMVDIEEVHGNKKINWKALYEKSLNHDYTERFIGDIKTPVKYATPQLRKMIGDVEETMTTKFIKDEIPEEFQEIYTKRLSEGKDDTLEGKILSICDKLDLLYEAYGEIELGNPNPVYMQMFKESLETIKKFDDLVCVQYFIKKILPDLFKGDFAGKDKMQRIAFSILLLGDD
- a CDS encoding OFA family MFS transporter produces the protein MIKTRNRYVIASAGITLHLMIGCVYAWSVFTGPIVKQTGWAETSVSFAFSLAIFFLGMSAAFMGRLVEKFRPTITGTISSVCYGWGIFLTGIAISNQQLWLLYLAYGVIGGLGLGASYVTPVSTIIRWFPDKRGLATGLAIMGFGFAALLTGPIAQTLMASFGVSSTFYILGIFYFLVMIIAAQFIKKPRQIELPKAVIKKASHFSLTGQNMTANTAAIMVGILGLFNGFGRLIWATLSDYIGRPRTYSAIFILDIVMLITLILCKVPVIFALALCLLLSCYGAGFSVIPVYLGDVFGTRELGAIHGYVLTAWAAAGMVGPILLSYTHQILHNYFVTLVVFIVIDLLALIVSLALQRAFAGMQEQVNK
- a CDS encoding glycosyl hydrolase family 8, whose product is MAYVRLQNSSQLRHNFYRQWHKDYVVKVNKQESFIDTTPKTETRTALSEGQGYGMYIAVLSAKRKWSKKEYFDQLNNFYLKHRETINKDKTALMSWRAVENNGHWTINKNSATDGDLFIAQALLLASKQWHDDKYQKEAHAILQDILRYEYNLDTETLTVGDWADSKSKYYNLMRTSDVMPEFFDNFYQETDDKRWLVIKNTMLKRLNQLSHQNKTGLVPDFAWVSKNDAQPVKPKTISTENDGYYYANACRVPMMLAGCNDRSAQNTLKRMLKFFSKQNTITAGYTLKGKPLNKYQSASFSAPIFDAVSFNRNEGYDDLFMSQQYIFTRHLPRNNYYDAALTTMAALDADKL
- a CDS encoding glycosyltransferase family 2 protein; this translates as MSMVTLSGAIAFWLKHSKVLVKITPLPRYPKVTIVVPAHNEELVIKNTATAILNLNYPKDKLEVLFYADNCEDHTADVLDSVLAEERFKNRNAKVIRRTGTGGKAGVLNDALKIAHGEYLGVYDADAMPESNALYFLVRKVLENPKRYMAAFGRNKTRNAKQNFLTRCINQEIVVTQRVQHCGIWQLFKIGRIPGTNFIINKEYVESIGGWRNGALTEDTDISFKIMGSGKLIALAYNSEAFQQEPERLKDYYFQRLRWAKGNYEVVINNFKHLFDRSNWRVKLETFYYSCTFFWFNAAIILSDIIFLANVIAMIVHIWQPGVQLPFTITSSNILLAQILLFNWLLMILLYILQIYAAMCTQFGQATTGQIWLALASYFSYSQLFIVVSVHAVCSVTADRLFHRDSTKWVKTKRFAD